TATTTGATGATCGGGAATAGAGCGGCAACGGAAAAAAGGTTGCCAAGCGAAAGGAGGAGATAGGTGTTGAGGGCGGTCATGTCTTTCCTATTCGGCTTTGGTGTCACTAAATGTTTTGGGTCTCTTCAATAAGTGGTTGATTTCCACTATTTGACCCTCTGAAACTTAAACGTCAAATCGTAGCTGCCCAGATTCTAACATCTGGGCTAGCTTATCGATTGACACGCCATAATTGATAACTTCATATTCATCTCTTTGCTGATAGAAAGTTTTAGAGGTCATCATTCCTATACTTCTTTCCATGATCATCGAATCACTCATACTGGTATGCCGTTTGTTGAACTTCGGTTTCTTTGTGATCGAATGAAGATTGGACGCAAAGAGAACCTTTGCCCGGATCGATTCAAAGCCGTAACTTCTCCCCATCCGATCGATGTGACGGATCACGCTGTTCATGCTCTCCGTGTAGGCATTAGTTGCCGGATAATGGAAGTAGCTGAATATCTCTTTGTGCCAGTTGGATACGGCACGATGCAGATCATTGAAATATGGCAGCATATCTTCCGTTAAACCGCTTTCCCATGCTTCGTAACGGTTAAACGCTTCATCGTCATCCTTGGCCTCATAGATAGCATAAAATGCCTCTTTGAGTTCATATGCTTTGCCGAGATTAGGATAGTTAACTTTCCAATGCGAAACAAGCAGCTGTTCTCTTGGCTTAAGCTGATGTTCACGCTTCAGCAATAAGAAGCGGTCATTCTTTAGATCACGCCGCTGATTGGCCGGTAATGAAGCACGAATCTCTTTACGGCATCTTTCGACCGCATTGTTTGCCATGCGGACTACATGGAATTTATCAATGATGATCTTCGCATTCGGAAGCACCTCTTTAACTGCATCTCGGTAAGGTTTCCACATATCCATCGTCACCCGTAGGATTACGTGGGGTTCT
This sequence is a window from Sulfuricurvum sp. IAE1. Protein-coding genes within it:
- a CDS encoding ISL3 family transposase translates to YKMTERLAEYVKKQSVLRPYAHVAKEVGLSDATVYGLFVDYKEETEDKMAFATPTIMGIDEIHLAKQPRCVITNIEERTIIEMLRDRNKPTVIKYLKGIKEPHVILRVTMDMWKPYRDAVKEVLPNAKIIIDKFHVVRMANNAVERCRKEIRASLPANQRRDLKNDRFLLLKREHQLKPREQLLVSHWKVNYPNLGKAYELKEAFYAIYEAKDDDEAFNRYEAWESGLTEDMLPYFNDLHRAVSNWHKEIFSYFHYPATNAYTESMNSVIRHIDRMGRSYGFESIRAKVLFASNLHSITKKPKFNKRHTSMSDSMIMERSIGMMTSKTFYQQRDEYEVINYGVSIDKLAQMLESGQLRFDV